The genomic interval AGGTCATTGCCCGTGAAGTGGGGATTCAACGCATCTTGGCGGAAGTACGCCCCGATCAGAAAGCAGCAAAAGTCATTGAGCTTCAACGAGAAGGGAAGGTTATCGCGATGGTGGGAGATGGCATTAATGATGCCCCTGCCCTGGCTCAAGCGGATGTTGGCATTGCCATTGGGACAGGAACCGATGTCGCGATCGCAGCCAGTGATATCACCTTAATTTCGGGAGACTTACAGGCAATTGTGACCGCGATCGAACTTTCCCACGCCACGATTCGCAACATCCGGCAAAATCTCTTCTTTGCTTTTATCTACAACGTTGCCGGAATTCCGATCGCGGCAGGTATCCTCTTCCCTATCTTTGGCTGGCTGTTAAATCCCATCATCGCAGGTGGTGCAATGGCTTTCAGTTCTGTCTCTGTTGTCACCAATGCTTTGCGATTGCGAAACTTTCAACCCAAAACATAAAGGACAGGATCATGCTTAAAAAAGCAACATTTTTTGGAACGTTGGTAGGGTTGGGATTTCTGCTAGGAGCGATCTCCGGGGCGATCGCAGCCGAACCTGAGATGGGCACCATGAATGGAAATCCACCTCCACAAGTCAACCAATTTCAACGGATTGAGCAACACCCTGGTCATCGGATTGCCGTGACATTAGGTGGATTAGGACTAATTGGCTTAGAACTTTGGTGGTTTCTGGGAAGTAAACCTAAGTCACGTCAGGCTACAGCAGCAGGTGGAATTCAGGAAGTTACCGTTACGGTAGATGGTGGATATGAACCGAGTCAAATTGTGGTCCGTGCGGGACAACCTGTGCGACTAAACTTCGATCGCAAAGATCCCAGCAGTTGTCTGGAAGCAGTTCGGTTTCCTGATTTTCGGATTGCTCAAGATTTGCCCCTGAACCAGGTGACGCCGATCGAATTTACCCCCGAAAAACCGGGGAGCTATGAATTTACCTGTGGCATGAATATGTTTCGAGGGATGATTGAGGTTCGGTAATGCGACCGTCTTCTAGATAAACCACCCGATCGGCAACGTCAATAATGCGAGGATCATGGGTGACGATCAGAACGGTACGATCGCGGTCTTTAGCCAGTTGTCGTAACAATTCAATCACGGTGTGCCCACTTTTGGAATCTAAAGAGGCTGTGGGTTCATCTGCCATAATCAGTTGGGGATTTCCTGCCAGGGCACGGGCGATCGCAACCCGCTGTTTTTGCCCGCCCGACAAATCTTTGGGTAATTGATTGGCTTTATCTGCCAGTCCAACTTCTTCCAGCAGGGTTTGGGCCTGGTGTTTGGCGGCAGATTTCCGAATTCCTTTCACATTCAGTGCCACCTCAATATTTTCCAGGGCAGTCAGGGCAGGAAACAGGTTAAAGCCTTGAAAAATAAACCCAATGTGATCGCGACGAAAGCGGGCAAGTTGTGATCGCGACAGGCGGGTAATTTCCTGCCCCAACAGATGAACGCTACCCTCTGTAGGAGTCAACATGCCCGCCAAAATCGAGAGGAGTGTTGTCTTTCCCGATCCGGATGGTCCCATCAGCAGTTGCATATCACCGCTTTGTACTGCCAGATCAATTTCCTTCAGTACCTGAAATTTCTCTGTCCCAGAACGAAACTCCATACTGACCCGATCCGCCACAATCGCATTGGAAAGCACCTTTGTAGAAGTCCAGGCGGGAGTAAATGCCGTTTGGGCTGGAGAATTTGCAATATCAAGCTGATAAGCAGTCATTCGTTCACAGGTTTAATGTTTGTAAGTTTGACTGCCAAATGACGGAAAAGGTTCACCAAACGGAGCAATTTTTTTCTTTAACTTTGAATAATCCTGATAGCTCATTCTGCTAGATGTATTACATACTTCCGCCAAAATGCTGATGCGAGAATTTACCGCAACTTTATATGAAACCCCTGAGTTCTTAATTAAGTATTTAGAGATTTAGGTTAAAAAGTAGGTAGCTTTGCTGTTGCATCGCAAACGTTAGAAAAAGATGACCTTTGCTTGATACATTCTGTCAATTTCAATCTCAGTATCCAAAAGCATCTTTGCATCTGCCCGGGTGTACTTCAGTGTTCTTGCGTACTTGCGTCTACCCTGGGGTGCCTTCAGAATTTTTTCTCGTCATCTGTCAGTTTTGACCGGACGAACTCAAAATGGTTGCGAGTTATTTTTTGAACGTTTTCAGCCTTGTAGAAAATTTTTGCCAGAACACTTGGGCGATCGCTGTCCTGTTGGCAATAGGACTCTAATCACTTCCCAATTCAACAGATTAAGGCACCGAAACGGTTATCCCATCCTGTGGTAGATGACCCGTGTCAGGCAAGAACCCATCAGCGACTCAAGGTTTAGCGACATCAACTGTTCTGACCATTGATGTCAATGGCAATATTTCATCCTTGATCCCTATTGATCGGGGACTGCTTTGCCTGGTTTTTTGTAACGGCTGTTGGCTTTTGTGCTTCAACCCAACCCTCAAAACCTCCAACTCTAAAATCTCCCATCTTTAATCTTCAATCTCCCAGTTCCCTGTTTTCGAATCCTTGTCCCCCATTTCCTTTCTCCTCATGCGATTTACCTGGCTAAGTCCCCTTTTTTTGGTGAGTGCGGTTTCTTGTGGTATTGCAGGGATAGATCTTTGTTTAACACTCCTTCCTGCCAGGGCAGAATTGCTCTCCCCAAGCCCATCGGAGCCAACTGCGACAGCAGAATTTTCGAGCACGCGTTTCTTACACATTCAACTGGATGATTCTCTGGCAACACAGAACCCTGTGCCCTCTTCTCCATTCTCCAGTCCTGCTGAAACGCCAGCGATCGCAGTTCAATTGGATCAATCCGTTCAACTGGATCAATCGGTTCAACTGAAACAATCAGTCGTCAGTTCCGTTGATGCATCATCAATCCAAGTTGCTCAAACGACCCCAGTTGATTCTCCCAGGCAGATTCCACCAGAAATTGTACCCGCAGAGGCTTCAGACTCTCTTCGATTAGCTCAAACCTCCCAACCATCGCCTTCCCAACCCTCTGAGAAAGTCCTCAAGGAGGGGAGTTTAGTTTTAGGCTCTCCCTACATTCGGTTCCAGGGCGTCTACCTCTTGCAGGGGGATGATTCCTCAGCACGGGCAAGGTTGACAGGGCTTTACCCGATTCTGCCCAATTTGCTGTTTGGTGCAGAAGTCGATCTGACAACGGGCAATGCCTTCACTGATTCGCCCGGTACGGGGTTG from Kovacikia minuta CCNUW1 carries:
- a CDS encoding cupredoxin domain-containing protein, which codes for MLKKATFFGTLVGLGFLLGAISGAIAAEPEMGTMNGNPPPQVNQFQRIEQHPGHRIAVTLGGLGLIGLELWWFLGSKPKSRQATAAGGIQEVTVTVDGGYEPSQIVVRAGQPVRLNFDRKDPSSCLEAVRFPDFRIAQDLPLNQVTPIEFTPEKPGSYEFTCGMNMFRGMIEVR
- a CDS encoding ABC transporter ATP-binding protein; the encoded protein is MTAYQLDIANSPAQTAFTPAWTSTKVLSNAIVADRVSMEFRSGTEKFQVLKEIDLAVQSGDMQLLMGPSGSGKTTLLSILAGMLTPTEGSVHLLGQEITRLSRSQLARFRRDHIGFIFQGFNLFPALTALENIEVALNVKGIRKSAAKHQAQTLLEEVGLADKANQLPKDLSGGQKQRVAIARALAGNPQLIMADEPTASLDSKSGHTVIELLRQLAKDRDRTVLIVTHDPRIIDVADRVVYLEDGRITEPQSSLETYSCHR